In Streptomyces sp. NBC_01439, the following are encoded in one genomic region:
- the rpsP gene encoding 30S ribosomal protein S16: MAVKIKLKRLGKIRQPHYRIVVADARTRRDGRAIEEIGIYHPTYNPSRIEVNAERAQYWLSVGAQPTEAVLAILKLTGDWQAHKGLPAPAPLLQPATKESKRRSFDEFAKALEGIGEGKGEAITQKKKADKKADEADAAAESTEA; encoded by the coding sequence GTGGCAGTCAAGATCAAGCTCAAGCGCCTCGGCAAGATTCGCCAGCCGCACTACCGCATCGTCGTCGCCGACGCCCGCACCCGCCGGGACGGTCGCGCGATCGAAGAGATCGGTATCTACCACCCGACCTACAACCCGTCGCGCATCGAGGTCAACGCCGAGCGTGCGCAGTACTGGCTGTCCGTCGGCGCCCAGCCCACCGAGGCTGTGCTCGCCATCCTGAAGCTGACCGGTGACTGGCAGGCCCACAAGGGTCTCCCCGCCCCGGCGCCGCTCCTGCAGCCGGCGACGAAGGAGAGCAAGCGTCGCTCCTTCGACGAGTTCGCCAAGGCCCTCGAGGGCATCGGCGAGGGCAAGGGCGAGGCCATCACGCAGAAGAAGAAGGCCGACAAGAAGGCGGACGAGGCTGACGCCGCCGCCGAGTCGACCGAGGCCTGA
- the proS gene encoding proline--tRNA ligase, whose product MAKAPVLTPQAEDFPRWYQDLINKAELADNGPVRGTMVIRPYGYGLWERMQQEMDARIKDAGAQNAYFPLFIPQSYLTKEAEHVEGFAPELAVVTHGGGKELEEPVVVRPTSETIINDYFSKWVQSYRDLPLLINQWANVVRWEMRPRVFLRTSEFLWQEGHTAHATYEDARDYAARIHTDVYGDFMTNVLGIDVVLGRKTAKERFAGAINTLTLEGMMGDGKALQLGTSHELGTNFAKAFNTQYLSKEGKQELVWQTSWGVSTRMVGGLIMSHGDDNGLRVPPRLAHVQVVVMAIKGDEAVAKVRELGAQLKAAGLRVQVDDRVDTPFGRRAVDWELKGVPVRIEIGPRDLEAGTAMLARRIPGGKTPVQIDALADLLPKVLDEDQAQLLRESRERRLARTSDVTTIGEAAEAAVAGGWARIPWADLGPEGEAKLAEQAVSVRCLIAEDGSVPEADDAPGTLAIVARSY is encoded by the coding sequence ATGGCAAAGGCACCCGTTCTCACCCCGCAGGCGGAGGATTTCCCCCGCTGGTACCAGGATCTGATCAACAAGGCCGAGCTGGCCGACAACGGTCCGGTCCGAGGCACCATGGTCATCCGACCGTACGGCTACGGCCTGTGGGAGCGGATGCAGCAGGAAATGGACGCGCGCATCAAGGACGCGGGCGCCCAGAACGCGTACTTCCCGCTCTTCATCCCGCAGTCGTACCTGACGAAGGAAGCCGAGCACGTCGAGGGCTTCGCCCCCGAGCTCGCGGTCGTCACGCACGGCGGCGGCAAGGAACTGGAAGAGCCGGTCGTCGTCCGGCCCACGTCCGAGACGATCATCAACGACTACTTCTCCAAGTGGGTCCAGAGCTACCGCGACCTGCCCCTGCTGATCAACCAGTGGGCCAACGTGGTCCGCTGGGAGATGCGCCCGCGCGTGTTCCTCCGTACGAGCGAGTTCCTCTGGCAGGAGGGCCACACCGCCCACGCCACGTACGAGGACGCCCGCGACTACGCGGCCCGCATCCACACGGACGTCTACGGCGACTTCATGACGAACGTGCTCGGCATCGACGTCGTGCTCGGCCGCAAGACCGCCAAGGAGCGCTTCGCCGGCGCCATCAACACCCTCACCCTCGAGGGCATGATGGGCGACGGCAAGGCCCTGCAGCTGGGCACGAGCCACGAGCTCGGCACCAACTTCGCCAAGGCCTTCAACACCCAGTACCTGTCGAAGGAAGGCAAGCAGGAGCTCGTCTGGCAGACCTCGTGGGGCGTCTCGACCCGCATGGTCGGCGGCCTGATCATGTCCCACGGCGACGACAACGGCCTGCGGGTCCCGCCGCGCCTCGCGCACGTCCAGGTCGTCGTCATGGCGATCAAGGGCGACGAGGCCGTGGCCAAGGTCCGTGAGTTGGGTGCCCAGCTGAAGGCCGCCGGCCTGCGGGTGCAGGTCGACGACCGCGTCGACACCCCCTTCGGCCGCCGCGCCGTGGACTGGGAGCTCAAGGGCGTACCGGTCCGCATCGAGATCGGCCCCCGTGACCTGGAGGCCGGCACCGCGATGCTCGCCCGCCGGATCCCGGGCGGGAAGACCCCCGTGCAGATCGACGCCCTCGCCGACCTGCTGCCCAAGGTGCTGGACGAGGACCAGGCGCAGCTGCTGCGCGAGTCCCGCGAGCGCCGGCTGGCCCGCACCTCCGACGTCACGACGATCGGGGAGGCCGCCGAGGCCGCCGTCGCCGGTGGTTGGGCGCGGATCCCGTGGGCGGACCTCGGTCCGGAGGGCGAGGCGAAGCTGGCCGAGCAGGCCGTCTCCGTGCGCTGCCTGATCGCTGAGGACGGGTCGGTCCCGGAGGCGGACGACGCCCCCGGTACGCTCGCGATCGTCGCGCGCTCGTACTGA
- a CDS encoding class I SAM-dependent methyltransferase, with the protein MTPTATLVARDWAEIQERMLVPLYEAVYDRLEVGPGDRLLDLDCGAGLPLLLAAGRGAVATGVEADPARRALARERLLEVLAAPPEPPAPPRPYDALLAFSPAPAALAAALPAVRRGGAVVLADWGPAERCTVPSVLGGGPAPRDLDALVERAGLRPDGSGRVFCPFGYADVDSAVRGLLSTGLYDATDDADGAADPVLAEKELAEALHPFERSDGAVWLPNIFRYVIARVD; encoded by the coding sequence ATGACACCGACGGCCACGCTCGTCGCCCGGGACTGGGCGGAGATCCAGGAACGGATGCTCGTACCGCTGTACGAGGCGGTCTACGACCGGCTGGAGGTCGGGCCGGGCGACCGGCTGCTCGACCTGGACTGCGGGGCCGGGCTGCCCCTGTTGCTGGCGGCCGGGCGGGGAGCCGTGGCCACCGGCGTGGAGGCGGATCCGGCCCGGCGGGCGCTGGCCCGCGAGCGGCTGCTGGAGGTCCTGGCGGCTCCGCCGGAACCGCCGGCCCCGCCCCGCCCGTACGACGCCCTGCTCGCCTTCTCCCCGGCTCCCGCAGCCCTGGCCGCGGCCCTGCCCGCGGTCCGCCGCGGCGGGGCGGTGGTCCTGGCCGACTGGGGGCCCGCGGAGCGCTGCACCGTGCCCTCGGTCCTCGGCGGCGGGCCCGCGCCGCGGGACCTGGACGCGCTGGTGGAGCGGGCCGGGCTGAGACCGGACGGTTCCGGGCGGGTGTTCTGCCCGTTCGGGTACGCGGACGTGGACAGCGCGGTGCGCGGACTGCTGTCGACCGGGCTCTACGACGCCACCGACGATGCCGACGGCGCGGCCGATCCCGTGCTGGCGGAGAAGGAACTCGCGGAGGCGCTTCACCCGTTCGAGCGGTCCGACGGCGCCGTGTGGCTGCCGAACATCTTCCGGTACGTGATCGCCCGGGTGGACTGA
- the ftsH gene encoding ATP-dependent zinc metalloprotease FtsH — MVGREDGRRRRPVPSPTPVPPRDRADTPWRSEGAPPSPPPKKKGLPGGWRGLILAALIVYLVANLVLSFFNEGDEPTISYTEFSKQVAAGNVEKIYSKGDAIQGELKTKQPLPDGDKGDYTKFVTQRPAFADDALWADLTKQNVTVTASPVVVQRSFLANLLLSLAPMLLLVLLWVVIARRMGSGMGGTGALGRKAPPKPVELETGARRTTFEDVAGIDEVEGELNDVVDFLKNPQAYRKMGARMPGGVLLSGPPGTGKTLLARAVAGEAGVPFFSASASEFIEMIVGVGASRVRELFTEARKVAPAIIFIDEIDTIGRARGGGSAMGGHDEREQTLNQILTEMDGFSGSEGVIVLAATNRADVLDPALTRPGRFDRMVVVSPPDRAGREAILRIHTRDIPLAEGVDLAHVARTTPGMTGADLANLANEAALLAVKRQQTQVTRADLSDALEKVQLGAERPLVMPEEERRRTAYHESGHALLGMLQPGADPVRKITIVPRGRALGVTLSTPDADRYAYTEPYLRGRIIGALGGMAAEHVVYEVITTGAENDLEQVTNIVRGMVGRWGMSERIGRLTAIPSDGQSPYGLSAAPATLDAVDHEMRRIVDECYLEACRLLRDHRPQLDALAEALLASETLDEPAAYAAAGITRLTKGHGTD, encoded by the coding sequence CGCCGAGTCCTCCACCGAAGAAGAAGGGGCTGCCCGGCGGCTGGCGGGGGCTGATCCTCGCGGCCCTGATCGTCTATCTCGTGGCCAACCTCGTGCTGTCCTTCTTCAACGAGGGGGACGAGCCGACGATCTCGTACACCGAGTTCAGCAAGCAGGTCGCCGCGGGCAACGTCGAGAAGATCTACTCCAAGGGCGACGCCATCCAGGGCGAGCTCAAGACGAAGCAGCCGCTGCCCGACGGCGACAAGGGCGACTACACGAAATTCGTCACCCAACGCCCCGCCTTCGCCGACGACGCGCTGTGGGCCGACCTCACCAAGCAGAACGTGACCGTCACGGCTTCCCCGGTCGTCGTGCAGCGCAGCTTCCTCGCCAACCTGCTGCTCTCCCTCGCCCCGATGCTGCTGCTGGTCCTCCTGTGGGTGGTGATCGCCCGCCGGATGGGTTCCGGGATGGGCGGCACGGGCGCGCTGGGCCGCAAGGCCCCGCCCAAGCCGGTCGAGCTGGAGACGGGCGCCCGCCGCACCACCTTCGAGGACGTGGCGGGCATCGACGAGGTCGAGGGGGAGCTCAACGACGTCGTCGACTTCCTCAAGAACCCGCAGGCGTACCGGAAGATGGGCGCACGGATGCCCGGCGGAGTCCTGCTCTCCGGCCCGCCCGGCACCGGCAAGACCCTGCTGGCGCGCGCGGTCGCGGGCGAGGCCGGGGTGCCCTTCTTCTCCGCCTCCGCCTCCGAGTTCATCGAAATGATCGTCGGGGTCGGCGCCTCCCGGGTGCGCGAACTGTTCACCGAGGCGCGCAAGGTGGCCCCCGCGATCATCTTCATCGACGAGATCGACACCATCGGACGGGCCCGCGGCGGCGGCAGTGCCATGGGCGGCCACGACGAACGCGAACAGACCCTCAACCAGATCCTCACCGAGATGGACGGCTTCTCCGGCTCGGAGGGCGTGATCGTCCTCGCGGCCACCAACCGCGCGGACGTGCTCGACCCCGCCCTCACCCGCCCCGGCCGCTTCGACCGCATGGTGGTCGTCTCCCCGCCCGACCGGGCCGGCCGCGAGGCCATCCTGCGCATCCACACCCGGGACATCCCGCTCGCCGAGGGCGTCGACCTGGCACACGTGGCCCGCACCACCCCCGGGATGACCGGAGCGGACCTGGCCAACCTGGCCAACGAGGCCGCACTGCTGGCCGTCAAGCGCCAGCAGACCCAGGTCACCCGGGCGGACCTGTCGGACGCCCTGGAGAAGGTCCAGCTCGGCGCCGAGAGGCCGCTGGTCATGCCGGAGGAGGAACGCCGCCGCACCGCCTACCACGAGAGCGGCCACGCCCTGCTGGGCATGCTCCAGCCGGGCGCCGACCCGGTCCGCAAGATCACGATCGTGCCCCGCGGCCGCGCGTTGGGCGTCACCCTCTCGACCCCGGACGCGGACCGGTACGCCTACACCGAGCCGTACCTGCGCGGCCGCATCATCGGCGCGCTCGGCGGCATGGCGGCCGAGCACGTCGTCTACGAGGTCATCACCACCGGCGCCGAGAACGACCTGGAGCAGGTCACCAACATCGTCCGCGGCATGGTCGGCCGCTGGGGCATGAGCGAGCGGATCGGCCGCCTCACCGCGATCCCCTCCGACGGGCAGAGCCCCTACGGACTCTCGGCCGCCCCCGCCACCCTCGACGCTGTCGACCACGAGATGCGGCGCATCGTGGACGAGTGCTACCTGGAGGCCTGCCGCCTGCTGCGCGACCACCGGCCACAGCTGGACGCCCTGGCCGAGGCCCTCCTCGCCAGCGAGACCCTGGACGAACCGGCCGCCTACGCCGCCGCGGGCATCACGCGGCTGACGAAGGGGCACGGCACCGACTGA